A window of the Clupea harengus chromosome 8, Ch_v2.0.2, whole genome shotgun sequence genome harbors these coding sequences:
- the LOC105902377 gene encoding G-protein coupled receptor 12, translated as MIHSHAATMSNQLHNTSSLIFSVEESGNDSLTLTTELQPLAVNPWDVVVCVAGTLVSFENAVVIALIVYTPTLRAPMFVLIGCLAFADLLAGLSLIVNFVVIYMLDTGLVTLLSAGLLITAFSASVLTILAITVDRYLSLYNALTYHTERTVCFTYFTLVLIWLTSAALGSLPVLGWNCLEEEATCSICWPVNKNNAATLAVTFLLVFALILQLYLQICKIAFRHAQQIAVQHHFMTTAHVSSTTKGVSTLSIILGTFAVCWIPFAMYSLVADGRYPAIYAYATALPAICHSFINPIIYAFRNPDIQRSLKLACCGCLPPSFTMRPRTPSDV; from the coding sequence ATGATTCACTCTCATGCCGCAACAATGAGTAACCAACTCCACAACACCTCTTCGTTGATCTTCAGTGTGGAAGAGAGTGGCAAcgactctctcaccctcacgaCTGAGCTGCAGCCGCTCGCCGTCAACCCCTGGGACGTTgtcgtgtgtgtggcagggacGCTGGTGTCCTTCGAGAATGCGGTGGTGATAGCCTTAATAGTTTACACACCCACGCTGCGAGCGCCCATGTTCGTGCTCATCGGTTGCCTGGCCTTCGCAGACCTGCTCGCCGGCCTGAGCTTGATCGTGAATTTCGTCGTCATCTACATGCTGGACACCGGGCTGGTGACGCTTCTGTCCGCTGGACTTCTCATCACCGCTTTCTCTGCCTCCGTGCTCACCATCTTGGCCATCACCGTGGACCGGTATCTGTCGCTCTATAACGCACTCACCTATCACACGGAGCGCACGGTGTGTTTCACCTACTTTACGCTTGTGCTTATATGGCTGACTAGCGCCGCTCTGGGCTCGCTACCGGTCCTAGGCTGGAACTGCTTGGAGGAAGAAGCCACTTGCAGCATCTGCTGGCCAGTCAACAAAAACAACGCCGCGACACTGGCGGTTACCTTTCTTCTTGTCTTTGCGCTCATTCTGCAACTGTACCTGCAGATCTGTAAGATCGCGTTTCGGCACGCTCAACAAATAGCGGTGCAGCACCACTTTATGACTACCGCTCACGTTTCCTCCACCACCAAAGGGGTGTCTACCCTTTCCATCATACTTGGGACGTTTGCAGTCTGTTGGATCCCTTTCGCCATGTACTCCCTGGTGGCAGACGGCAGGTATCCTGCCATCTACGCGTATGCCACCGCGCTCCCAGCCATTTGCCACTCGTTCATAAACCCCATCATATACGCATTCAGAAACCCAGACATCCAACGGTCTTTAAAGCTCGCCTGTTGCGGATGCCTGCCCCCCAGTTTCACCATGCGACCGAGGACACCAAGTGATGTGTAG